The DNA region tttattggAGACTTTGGCTGTGAAAATTatttcccaggtttctgcttcccatctaatcttggttgcattgactttgtgcaaaaccttttttaatttaatgtaatcaaagtcatccattttgaaatattctctatctcttatttggtcataaattcatcCCTTCTCTATagctctgacaggtaaactattccttgctctcaaatCCTGCaactattttgaccttattttggtgtacagtgtaaaatgttggtctgtgcctagtttctgccataatatTGCCCAGTTTTGTcatgtttttgtcaaatagtgagttcttatcccagaagctagtgTCTGTGGGTtttgtagtcattgactactgtgtcttgtgtaccttacttatcccactgatccaccactctatttcttagtcagtaccaagtagttttgatgattgctgctttataatacagttttaggtctggtacagctaggccactttccctagcatttcttttcattaattcccttgatattctggaccttttattcttccagatgaatttcattattattttttctagttctataaatactttttagTTATTTGATCGGTATGGCACTGGAAAAGTAAatgaatttaggtagaattgtcatttttattattatagctCACCCTCCctatgaacaactgatatttttccaattatttagatatgattttttttgtgtgtgtgaaaagtgttttgtaattgtgttcatatactttCTGGTTTTATCTTGGAAGATGGACtcctaaatatttaatattatctacagttactttaaatggaatttctctttttatctctgcttggctttgttagtgatatatacaaatgccaatgatttatatgggtttattttgtatcctgaaacTTTATTAaacttgttaattattttaagtggattttagttgattctctagggttctctaagtataccatcatgtcatttgcaaagagtgatggcTCTGTTTCTACTTTGgttattctaattcttttaatttcttttttcttccctgattGCTAAAGCTAGTATTTCTAATGCCATATTGAGATGATAATGtgatgataatgaacatccttgtttcattattcctttgattttcagaatttctttttttgtcacagGCATTTTTATTAACAGACCATTAGAAAAATAATCATGGTAGAGACCTTTAGTTCATTCTTCTAATAAGCCTGTTGATCTGGTCTTCCCTGTTACTAGCATCTCCACCTTCCACAAAATGTGTagtctttttcttcattccacCTCGTGGAGAAGATAATTTGAAAGTCCATAGGAAGTTGTTGGCAACTTTGAAGTGCTTGCCAACAGTGTAGATCTCATGGATCAAGTCCTCCATGCAGATAATTCCACATTTACCAAGAAATTTTGCAGTAAGGGCATTATCCATCAGGGCAATCCTCTGTTTCTTGATCTTGCCATAATCACGTTTGTAAATCAAGTCATTCACAGACTTCAGGTTTGGGTAACCCCATGCAATGTATGGTTCCACAATCCTCAGCATGTTAATTGAAGGCTTGCTAAGTTTAACAAAAGTGCCATTAAAGATTTGCTGAAGACAAAGAAGTTGCAATACTTTTTGGACCTTTGGGCTAACACCATTGATTCCTCTGATTCTGATCATAGAAGCTAACTTGGGTTCAGCAGGTACATAATAGTT from Trichosurus vulpecula isolate mTriVul1 chromosome 1, mTriVul1.pri, whole genome shotgun sequence includes:
- the LOC118833299 gene encoding 60S ribosomal protein L7-like, with protein sequence MAGVEEKKKLPPVPESLLKKRKAFVILKAKRLKKKMAIKKLRKIRRKVIYEKAKAYHEEYRQLYRNEIQLARMTREAGNYYVPAEPKLASMIRIRGINGVSPKVQKVLQLLCLQQIFNGTFVKLSKPSINMLRIVEPYIAWGYPNLKSVNDLIYKRDYGKIKKQRIALMDNALTAKFLGKCGIICMEDLIHEIYTVGKHFKVANNFLWTFKLSSPRGGMKKKTTHFVEGGDASNREDQINRLIRRMN